GGGTGAAATGAATCTTACCGTCAGTTCAGCCGTCAGGGCTTGCACACCCTGCATGAACAAACAATGAGTCATTGCTGCATCCAGCAGGGTACTCGTCATTCCGCCATGTAAAAGACCCGTATACCCCTGATGCCTGTGATTGGCCGTGTAGTCCGCACATACAGAGCCATCCGGGTGCTCTGAAAACATTAAGTTCACCGTATCAGGGTTGTTGTCGCGGGAACTACAGACCATACAACAGGTATGGGCCTTTCTGGCATCAAGATAACAATTCATCTGTTTCTGCTCAGCGTCCGGTTGTACTGACGGGAGGCAT
This portion of the Citrobacter amalonaticus Y19 genome encodes:
- a CDS encoding PaaI family thioesterase encodes the protein MNCYLDARKAHTCCMVCSSRDNNPDTVNLMFSEHPDGSVCADYTANHRHQGYTGLLHGGMTSTLLDAAMTHCLFMQGVQALTAELTVRFISPVCTGDKLMVCARLLGQRRGIYLLEAWLTKGQQTVARATAKFIVPSQDIALAHR